The following are from one region of the Ruficoccus sp. ZRK36 genome:
- a CDS encoding LL-diaminopimelate aminotransferase — protein MNDPYIQQLFAERIGGADYGKSTAIYKFEKIKRAKTAARAANPGVELIDMGVGEPDEMAYPQVLDALCKEAAKPENRGYADNGGPDFRNAVARYMKAVYGVELDPQTEVIHSIGSKAALRILPLCFINPGDMVIMTVPGYPIFGTHAKYVGGDVYNCPLTADNDFLPDLDAIPEHVKACAKVMVINYPNNPTGASATREFFEKVIAFAKENNIVIVQDAAYASLIFEGKPLSILQVPGGKDVAVELHSLSKSYNMTGWRIGWVCGNPLVVKAFSDVKDNCDSGQFLAIQKAAAVGLDNPSITEEISAKYSRRMDLLVDALRASGFDAKKPKGSFFLYTAIPTSAEKDGKKIAFKSAEDFSQFMIKELLISTVPWDDAGAFVRFSVTFESKGKDDEQRVIGEIKQRLGSVNFSF, from the coding sequence ATGAACGATCCCTATATCCAGCAACTTTTCGCCGAGCGCATCGGTGGGGCCGACTACGGCAAGTCCACCGCTATCTACAAGTTTGAAAAGATCAAGCGTGCCAAGACCGCGGCGCGTGCCGCCAACCCCGGTGTCGAGCTGATCGACATGGGCGTGGGCGAACCTGACGAGATGGCCTACCCGCAGGTGCTCGACGCCCTGTGCAAGGAAGCCGCCAAGCCCGAAAACCGCGGCTACGCCGATAACGGCGGCCCGGACTTCCGCAACGCCGTCGCCCGCTACATGAAGGCTGTCTACGGCGTCGAGCTCGACCCGCAGACCGAGGTCATCCACTCCATCGGCTCGAAGGCAGCCCTGCGCATCCTGCCCCTGTGCTTCATCAATCCCGGCGACATGGTCATCATGACCGTGCCGGGCTACCCGATCTTTGGCACCCACGCCAAGTACGTCGGCGGCGATGTCTACAACTGCCCGCTGACCGCCGACAATGACTTCCTGCCCGACCTCGACGCCATCCCCGAGCACGTCAAGGCCTGCGCCAAGGTCATGGTCATCAACTACCCGAACAACCCGACCGGCGCCTCCGCCACGCGCGAGTTCTTCGAGAAGGTCATCGCCTTCGCCAAGGAGAACAACATCGTCATCGTGCAGGACGCCGCCTACGCCTCCCTGATTTTCGAGGGCAAGCCGCTGTCCATCCTCCAGGTGCCCGGCGGTAAGGACGTGGCCGTGGAGCTGCACTCCCTCTCCAAGAGCTACAACATGACCGGCTGGCGCATCGGCTGGGTCTGCGGGAACCCGCTCGTGGTCAAGGCCTTCTCCGATGTGAAGGATAACTGCGACTCGGGCCAGTTCCTCGCCATCCAGAAGGCGGCCGCCGTCGGCCTGGACAATCCCTCGATCACCGAGGAGATCAGCGCCAAGTACTCCCGCCGCATGGACCTGCTGGTGGACGCCCTGCGCGCCTCCGGCTTTGACGCCAAGAAGCCCAAGGGCTCGTTCTTCCTCTATACCGCCATCCCGACCTCCGCGGAAAAGGACGGCAAGAAGATCGCGTTCAAGAGCGCCGAGGATTTCTCGCAGTTCATGATCAAGGAGCTGCTCATCAGCACCGTCCCGTGGGACGACGCCGGAGCCTTCGTCCGCTTCTCGGTCACCTTCGAGTCCAAGGGCAAGGACGACGAGCAGCGCGTCATCGGCGAGATCAAGCAACGCCTCGGCAGCGTCAACTTCAGCTTCTAG
- the panC gene encoding pantoate--beta-alanine ligase, whose product MQVIESPQEMQSWAIRMRGKGKLLALVPTMGALHEGHLSLIDIARQKADLTVVSIFVNPTQFGPNEDYGKYPRQLEADIKACEEHGADVVFAPRAESIYPSDFSTYVNEEHVSKHLCGQTRPGHFRGVTTVVTILFNLCRPDVAVFGQKDAQQCAILKKMARDLFMPVEIVAAPIVREESGLARSSRNRYLEPSRLAEAAKIQQALRTGQQLVKGGSTSVDRVKAEVTHLLAQSRMLRIIYIEIVDRETMHPVREVVPGKCLLAVAVWLEETRLIDNIEL is encoded by the coding sequence ATGCAGGTCATTGAATCTCCGCAGGAAATGCAATCTTGGGCCATCCGCATGCGCGGAAAGGGTAAACTCCTGGCTCTGGTGCCGACGATGGGCGCCCTCCACGAGGGGCACCTCTCACTGATCGACATCGCCCGCCAGAAGGCGGACCTGACCGTGGTCTCGATCTTCGTCAACCCGACCCAGTTCGGCCCCAATGAGGACTACGGCAAGTATCCGCGCCAGCTGGAGGCCGACATCAAGGCCTGCGAAGAGCACGGGGCGGACGTCGTATTTGCGCCGCGCGCCGAGTCGATCTACCCCTCGGACTTCTCCACCTACGTGAACGAGGAGCACGTCAGCAAGCACCTGTGCGGGCAGACCCGACCGGGGCACTTCCGCGGCGTCACCACCGTGGTGACGATTCTTTTCAACCTCTGCCGCCCGGATGTCGCCGTCTTCGGGCAAAAGGATGCCCAGCAGTGTGCCATCCTGAAAAAGATGGCCCGCGACCTGTTTATGCCGGTCGAGATCGTGGCTGCTCCCATCGTGCGCGAGGAGAGCGGGCTGGCCCGCAGCTCTCGCAACCGCTACCTGGAGCCCTCCCGCCTGGCCGAGGCTGCCAAGATCCAGCAGGCCCTGCGCACCGGTCAGCAGCTGGTCAAGGGCGGCTCCACCAGCGTGGATCGCGTGAAGGCCGAGGTCACCCACCTGCTGGCGCAGAGCCGCATGCTGCGCATCATCTACATCGAGATCGTGGACCGCGAGACGATGCACCCGGTGCGCGAAGTCGTCCCCGGCAAGTGCCTGCTCGCCGTCGCCGTCTGGCTGGAGGAAACCCGCCTCATCGACAATATCGAGCTGTGA
- the nadB gene encoding L-aspartate oxidase, translating into MKTYDVIVVGSGIAGLSFALKVAAAGKRVAIITKKNRAESSTNHAQGGIASVTSQTDDFELHVGDTLTAGDGLCREDVVREVVSAGPARIEELKRIGVEFTNLEDGRISLHKEGGHSKRRILHVKDLTGAAIEAALLHAVAEHKNIDVLEHHFAIDLITRGKLQMPGPDAVLGLYVLNVQTGTVHTFSAPVVLLATGGVGQVYQYTTNPDIATGDGIAIAYRAGVEVRNMEFIQFHPTALFARSKDRFLISEAVRGEGAILRNSAGEAFMPRYDKRADLAPRDIVARAIDSEMKRSGDEHVWLDITHQDEASIRDRFPSIYEGCMKVGINMAKEMIPVVPACHYLCGGVTTALDGTTGLDGLLACGEVACTGLHGANRLASNSLLEACVLAHNGAQSALTYLETHAPETSEMPHWRDGDVRDPDERVVLHHNWDELKRTMWDYVAIVRTDKRLQRARTRIQNLQREITEYYWNFKVEPELLELRNLIQVAELIIDCALQRRESRGLHYTLDHTGKVEVAQDSVMQRFRG; encoded by the coding sequence GTGAAAACGTACGACGTCATTGTGGTCGGCAGCGGAATTGCCGGCCTGAGTTTCGCCCTGAAGGTGGCGGCGGCGGGTAAGCGCGTCGCCATCATCACCAAAAAGAACCGCGCGGAGTCGAGTACCAACCACGCGCAGGGGGGCATTGCCAGCGTCACCTCGCAGACGGATGACTTCGAGCTGCACGTGGGGGACACCCTGACCGCCGGGGACGGCCTGTGCCGCGAGGATGTGGTGCGCGAGGTCGTCAGCGCCGGCCCGGCTCGCATCGAGGAGTTGAAGCGCATTGGCGTCGAGTTTACCAATCTGGAGGACGGGCGCATTTCCCTGCATAAGGAGGGGGGGCACTCCAAGCGCCGCATCCTGCACGTCAAGGATCTGACCGGGGCCGCCATCGAGGCCGCGCTTCTGCACGCTGTGGCTGAGCACAAAAATATCGATGTGCTGGAGCACCATTTCGCGATCGACCTGATCACCCGCGGCAAGCTTCAGATGCCGGGCCCGGACGCCGTGCTCGGGCTTTACGTGCTCAACGTCCAGACCGGCACCGTACACACCTTTAGCGCGCCGGTCGTGCTGCTGGCCACCGGCGGAGTGGGGCAGGTTTACCAATACACGACGAACCCGGACATCGCGACCGGGGACGGTATTGCCATCGCCTACCGAGCGGGTGTCGAGGTCCGCAACATGGAGTTTATCCAGTTCCACCCGACCGCGTTGTTTGCCCGTAGTAAGGACCGCTTTTTGATTTCCGAAGCCGTGCGCGGCGAAGGCGCGATCTTGCGCAACTCTGCCGGAGAGGCCTTTATGCCGCGCTACGACAAGCGCGCCGACCTGGCCCCGCGCGACATCGTGGCCCGCGCCATCGACTCCGAGATGAAACGCTCCGGGGACGAACACGTCTGGCTCGACATTACCCATCAGGACGAGGCTTCGATCCGCGACCGCTTCCCCTCCATCTACGAGGGCTGCATGAAGGTCGGGATCAACATGGCCAAGGAAATGATCCCCGTCGTCCCGGCCTGCCACTATCTGTGCGGGGGTGTGACTACCGCCCTCGACGGCACCACCGGGCTCGACGGCCTGCTGGCCTGCGGTGAGGTGGCCTGCACCGGCCTGCACGGGGCGAATCGCCTCGCCAGCAACTCCCTGCTGGAGGCCTGCGTGCTCGCGCACAACGGTGCGCAGAGCGCCTTAACGTATTTGGAGACGCACGCCCCGGAGACCTCCGAGATGCCGCACTGGCGGGACGGGGATGTGCGCGACCCGGACGAGCGCGTGGTCCTGCACCACAACTGGGACGAGCTCAAACGCACCATGTGGGACTACGTGGCCATCGTGCGCACGGACAAGCGCCTGCAGCGCGCCCGCACCCGCATCCAGAATCTCCAGCGCGAGATCACCGAGTACTATTGGAACTTTAAGGTCGAGCCCGAGCTGCTTGAGCTGCGCAACCTGATCCAGGTGGCCGAGCTGATCATCGACTGCGCCCTGCAGCGCCGCGAGAGCCGCGGCCTGCACTACACCCTCGACCACACTGGTAAAGTCGAGGTCGCCCAGGACAGCGTCATGCAGCGCTTCCGGGGGTGA
- a CDS encoding mechanosensitive ion channel family protein encodes MDWMYDEWQGNPVWHYLLALGIVVVAMLLGLILRSVFRRWSDHQHKSGHAIVASGLKAVAESMIFLCFAIAQNIALDLVVFSHGLEKFQEVSSDLITLLAFARLAWQLIRVPEAWLGVLARRDGTSLNSMISPMVRNCLRTLVILLTLLQGVQIISNQDFTTILAGLGVGAAALALASQQSVSNFFGAIVLFVNRPFDMGDRIVYSGSDGTVEEIGIMCTKQRTLEGHLVTIPNGKLSGDMIRNISKRPNLRQIHNFTITYDTPPAKIRRAVEIVQELLKDHEGMDESLPPKVYFNAMNADSLNIFCIFWYHPVDWWAFNDFNQKLLLSVFEQYGEEGIDFAFPSQTVYLAGDERRPLNFGDLNVKLPPEIREQIERDESDAASQS; translated from the coding sequence ATGGACTGGATGTACGATGAATGGCAGGGGAACCCGGTGTGGCATTATCTGCTGGCGCTGGGGATTGTAGTGGTAGCGATGCTGCTGGGGTTAATCTTACGGTCGGTTTTCCGCCGCTGGTCGGATCATCAGCATAAAAGCGGGCACGCGATTGTGGCCTCGGGTCTGAAGGCCGTGGCCGAGTCGATGATCTTCCTGTGCTTTGCGATTGCCCAGAATATCGCGCTGGACCTGGTCGTTTTCTCGCACGGGTTGGAAAAATTTCAGGAGGTCAGCAGCGACCTGATCACGCTGCTGGCTTTTGCCCGGCTGGCCTGGCAGTTGATCCGTGTGCCGGAGGCCTGGCTGGGTGTTCTGGCACGCCGCGACGGCACCTCGCTCAACTCCATGATCTCGCCCATGGTGCGCAACTGCCTGCGCACGCTGGTTATCCTGCTGACCCTCCTGCAGGGCGTGCAGATCATCAGCAATCAGGACTTTACCACCATCCTCGCCGGTCTCGGTGTGGGGGCGGCGGCGCTGGCCCTGGCTTCTCAGCAGAGCGTGTCCAACTTTTTCGGGGCCATCGTGCTGTTCGTGAATCGGCCCTTCGACATGGGCGACCGCATCGTCTACAGCGGCTCCGACGGGACCGTGGAGGAGATCGGCATCATGTGCACCAAGCAGCGCACGCTGGAGGGGCATCTCGTGACAATCCCCAACGGCAAGCTCTCCGGCGACATGATCCGCAACATCAGCAAGCGTCCGAACCTGCGCCAGATCCACAACTTTACCATCACCTACGATACGCCGCCGGCGAAGATCCGCCGTGCGGTGGAGATCGTGCAGGAGCTGCTCAAAGATCACGAGGGGATGGACGAATCGCTGCCGCCAAAGGTGTACTTCAACGCCATGAACGCGGACAGCCTGAACATTTTCTGCATCTTCTGGTACCACCCGGTGGACTGGTGGGCGTTTAACGACTTTAACCAGAAGCTGCTGCTGTCCGTATTTGAGCAGTACGGAGAAGAGGGGATCGACTTCGCCTTCCCGAGCCAGACCGTTTACCTGGCCGGGGACGAACGCCGCCCGCTCAACTTCGGCGACCTCAACGTCAAGCTCCCGCCCGAGATCCGGGAGCAGATCGAGCGCGACGAGTCGGACGCCGCCAGCCAGTCCTGA
- a CDS encoding 2-dehydropantoate 2-reductase codes for MFKDKPRVAIVGAGAIGAYYGCHLARVGCDVHFLLRSDYEAVMQRGYIIRKEQEEFTVHPVQGYTDPRKIGPCDLVIVALKSTANRHLKKLVAPLVDEHTLVLTLQNGMGNTEKLAEFVPAVQILAGLCFVCLNRVEPGVIENYMAGRIFIGEFMGSYRQRTVDLVELFERAGIDCFFSRSLDESLWRKLVWNIPFNGLAIAAGGVTTDEIMASEHLTLLARELMKEVQAAARAHGHEIEDAFLDSQIEETRKMDAYKPSSMLDFVAGREVEVEAIFGEPLRRGQSKNVVMPRLETLYYLLKGLCPEPERNGSRAKNSKPRKKA; via the coding sequence ATGTTCAAGGACAAACCCAGAGTCGCGATTGTCGGGGCGGGGGCGATCGGTGCCTATTATGGCTGCCATCTGGCCCGCGTCGGCTGCGATGTACACTTCCTGCTGCGCAGTGACTACGAGGCTGTCATGCAGCGCGGATACATTATCCGCAAGGAGCAGGAGGAGTTTACCGTGCACCCGGTCCAGGGGTACACAGACCCGCGGAAGATCGGCCCGTGCGACCTCGTTATCGTTGCCCTCAAGTCTACCGCCAACCGGCATCTGAAAAAGCTGGTGGCGCCGCTGGTGGATGAGCACACGCTGGTGCTCACCCTGCAAAACGGCATGGGTAACACCGAAAAACTGGCGGAGTTTGTGCCCGCTGTGCAGATCCTCGCCGGGCTATGCTTCGTGTGCCTGAATCGCGTGGAGCCAGGCGTGATCGAGAACTACATGGCCGGGCGGATTTTTATCGGCGAGTTTATGGGCAGCTATCGCCAGCGTACGGTTGATCTGGTGGAGCTGTTTGAGCGGGCAGGGATCGACTGCTTTTTCTCGCGCTCGCTGGATGAGTCGCTCTGGCGCAAGCTCGTCTGGAACATCCCCTTTAACGGCCTCGCTATCGCTGCCGGTGGCGTGACTACGGACGAGATCATGGCCAGCGAGCATCTGACGCTGCTTGCCCGCGAGCTGATGAAAGAGGTGCAGGCCGCCGCTCGTGCCCATGGCCACGAGATCGAAGACGCATTCCTGGACTCGCAGATAGAGGAGACCCGAAAGATGGACGCCTACAAGCCCTCCAGCATGCTCGACTTTGTCGCCGGGCGGGAAGTCGAGGTGGAGGCGATCTTTGGTGAGCCGCTGCGTCGCGGCCAGTCGAAGAATGTTGTCATGCCGCGCCTGGAGACCTTGTATTACCTGTTGAAGGGGCTGTGTCCGGAGCCGGAGAGAAACGGCTCCCGTGCCAAAAATTCCAAGCCCCGTAAAAAAGCCTGA
- the trpA gene encoding tryptophan synthase subunit alpha, with product MSDRIAAAFARAKSEERTLFVSYLCAGDPDPDTSFEACRTLIDSGVGLLELGVPFSDPLADGKTNQHAAERALAAGMTQEKVFNLVRRIREISDVPVVFYTYYNLVYAYGEDKYVQLAKEAGVDGMLVLDLPPEEAGSWMQICEAAEMKTVFIIAPTTPPARVEKIANAATGFLYYVSQLGVTGVRDSLASDMGEKVQEIRRHTDLPVVVGFGISKPEHVKAVGEVADGAVVGSALVNCLAANADNPSAALKALGETARELVAGC from the coding sequence ATGTCTGACCGCATTGCCGCCGCCTTTGCCCGTGCCAAATCCGAGGAGCGCACGCTCTTCGTCTCCTATCTGTGCGCGGGTGACCCTGACCCGGACACCTCCTTTGAGGCCTGCCGCACGCTGATTGACAGTGGCGTCGGCCTGCTTGAGCTTGGCGTGCCTTTTTCCGATCCGCTGGCCGACGGCAAGACTAACCAGCACGCCGCCGAGCGCGCCCTGGCCGCTGGCATGACGCAGGAGAAGGTCTTTAACCTCGTGCGCCGCATCCGTGAGATCAGTGACGTGCCGGTCGTCTTTTATACGTACTACAACCTCGTCTATGCCTACGGTGAGGACAAGTACGTGCAGCTGGCGAAAGAGGCTGGCGTGGATGGCATGCTCGTGCTCGACCTGCCCCCCGAGGAGGCTGGCAGCTGGATGCAGATATGCGAGGCCGCCGAGATGAAGACCGTCTTCATCATCGCGCCGACGACCCCGCCCGCGCGCGTGGAAAAAATCGCCAACGCCGCCACCGGATTCCTTTACTATGTGTCCCAGCTAGGCGTGACCGGCGTGCGTGATAGCCTCGCCTCCGACATGGGCGAGAAGGTGCAGGAGATTCGTCGCCACACCGACTTACCGGTCGTGGTCGGCTTTGGCATCTCCAAGCCGGAGCACGTCAAGGCCGTGGGCGAAGTCGCCGACGGGGCCGTGGTCGGCAGTGCGCTCGTCAACTGTCTCGCCGCCAACGCAGACAACCCCTCCGCCGCCCTCAAGGCTCTGGGTGAGACCGCCCGCGAGCTCGTCGCGGGTTGCTAG
- a CDS encoding aminotransferase class IV → MTVYYYKDRFIESGQQLLPIEERAYNFGDGIYEVVRFERGVPVGLSEHLERLETSAAAVRLRLPYSLEEIRAIVAEAAGRVKSEAVDVYFQISRGEAPRVHAFPDAEPVLALFARPGKVHTDESRRVGVSVITVPDERWANCYIKSLNLLPNILAKQAAVEAGAYEAVFVRDGFVTEASASNVFGLHEGVFYTAPAERGILNGITRRFIIAAIRDLGYALKEERMSAAFFEQEVEAAFISSTTMDIMPLCAINSRKLQPLEDTSLIWPVLGRMRELSRG, encoded by the coding sequence ATGACCGTCTACTACTACAAGGACCGGTTTATCGAGTCGGGGCAGCAACTGCTGCCGATAGAGGAACGCGCCTATAACTTTGGCGACGGCATCTACGAGGTCGTGCGCTTCGAGCGGGGTGTGCCGGTCGGTCTGAGCGAACACCTGGAGCGCCTCGAAACGAGCGCCGCTGCCGTTCGCCTGCGCCTGCCCTATTCGCTGGAGGAGATTCGCGCGATCGTCGCCGAGGCCGCTGGGCGGGTGAAGTCCGAGGCGGTCGATGTTTATTTTCAGATCAGCCGGGGTGAGGCCCCGCGCGTGCACGCCTTTCCTGATGCCGAGCCGGTGCTCGCGCTTTTTGCGCGTCCGGGAAAGGTCCACACCGACGAATCTCGCCGGGTCGGCGTGTCGGTCATCACTGTACCGGACGAACGCTGGGCCAACTGCTATATCAAGTCGCTCAATCTGCTCCCGAACATCCTCGCCAAGCAGGCGGCGGTCGAGGCCGGTGCCTATGAAGCGGTTTTCGTGCGCGATGGCTTTGTCACCGAGGCCTCGGCCAGTAATGTCTTCGGGCTGCACGAGGGGGTGTTTTATACGGCCCCTGCCGAGCGCGGTATTCTGAACGGCATTACGCGCCGCTTCATCATCGCCGCGATCAGGGATCTGGGCTATGCCCTGAAAGAAGAGCGGATGAGCGCCGCATTTTTTGAGCAAGAGGTGGAGGCCGCGTTCATTTCCAGCACGACCATGGATATCATGCCGCTGTGCGCGATCAATAGCCGTAAGCTCCAGCCGCTGGAGGATACTTCACTGATCTGGCCAGTGCTCGGGCGCATGCGTGAGCTCAGCCGGGGGTAG
- a CDS encoding peptidyl-prolyl cis-trans isomerase, with translation MISWIQTIIQRHHKWFFGALLIVIIVAFVFTVGAVPGIGSPNRSEYPRDFLGFNLSSDQVNQDLARGVEMSYILSGRNPQSVNLEDAMKQRAVMLYVANTLEIPSPGDKQVAQYIQSLPAFTDPQTGQFSNNVYTTFLDNVSNSSRYSEQVVADIIAQDWRIQRAAEAVSGPGYVLSYLAEQQEAQARTSWSVETAVMSSEGFQTVVDVKDDELQTYFEQAGERYKLPAQMTLNYVFFPASEYAAKVPEPTEEQLEAYYIRNISQWEKTEDGAAKPFEDVSDAVAKAWSQPQAVNMATEAASQLTVDIYKAYTAKKIASGEQALLDFVKNGGYIVKATPAFGGQELPKDFPLPLKAVQAGASLNDRRLYSDAIPGPEGAYVVFRGELIPAKMPKLEDVRESVVADYKTAKTSEAFTAFGEKIHNELQQTVDKGDSFTAVARKNGFEVKSYEDFTLMSPPKDLPQYYFYSFMDMDQGQVSPMLRVGPESVFIYVKKKETPDVTSDPDALKEATDTIGYYFAGATAQSIIRDLVAVGDKMATPEEF, from the coding sequence ATGATCTCCTGGATTCAGACCATCATTCAGCGCCACCACAAATGGTTCTTTGGCGCACTGCTCATCGTTATCATTGTCGCCTTCGTCTTTACGGTAGGGGCCGTGCCCGGTATCGGCAGCCCGAACCGCTCCGAATACCCCCGCGACTTCCTGGGATTCAACCTCTCCTCCGATCAAGTCAATCAGGACCTCGCCCGTGGCGTCGAGATGAGCTACATCCTATCCGGCCGCAACCCGCAGAGCGTCAACCTCGAAGATGCCATGAAGCAGCGTGCCGTCATGCTCTACGTAGCCAACACCTTGGAGATCCCCTCCCCCGGCGACAAACAGGTGGCCCAGTACATCCAGAGCCTCCCGGCCTTCACCGATCCGCAGACCGGCCAGTTCAGCAACAACGTTTACACCACCTTCCTGGATAACGTCTCCAACTCCTCCCGCTACAGCGAGCAGGTCGTGGCTGACATCATCGCTCAGGACTGGCGCATCCAGCGCGCCGCCGAAGCCGTCTCCGGCCCCGGCTATGTCCTTTCCTACCTCGCGGAGCAGCAAGAGGCTCAGGCCCGCACCTCCTGGTCCGTCGAAACCGCCGTCATGTCCTCCGAGGGCTTCCAGACCGTCGTTGATGTCAAAGACGACGAACTCCAGACCTACTTTGAGCAGGCCGGTGAGCGCTACAAGCTCCCCGCCCAGATGACCCTGAACTACGTTTTCTTCCCGGCCAGTGAATATGCCGCCAAGGTCCCCGAACCGACCGAAGAGCAGCTCGAGGCCTACTATATCCGCAACATCTCCCAGTGGGAGAAAACCGAAGATGGAGCTGCCAAGCCCTTCGAAGATGTGAGCGACGCCGTGGCTAAAGCCTGGAGCCAGCCCCAGGCCGTCAATATGGCCACCGAAGCGGCCAGCCAGCTCACTGTTGATATTTACAAAGCCTACACCGCCAAGAAGATCGCCTCTGGCGAGCAGGCTCTGCTCGATTTCGTTAAAAATGGCGGCTACATCGTGAAGGCCACTCCGGCCTTTGGTGGCCAGGAGCTCCCCAAGGACTTCCCCCTCCCCCTCAAAGCCGTCCAGGCCGGTGCGTCCCTCAATGACCGCCGCCTCTACAGCGACGCCATCCCCGGCCCCGAGGGTGCCTATGTCGTCTTCCGCGGCGAGCTGATCCCGGCCAAGATGCCCAAGCTTGAGGACGTCCGCGAATCTGTCGTGGCCGACTACAAAACCGCCAAGACCAGCGAAGCCTTTACCGCGTTCGGCGAGAAGATCCACAACGAACTTCAGCAGACCGTGGACAAGGGCGACTCCTTCACCGCCGTGGCCCGCAAGAACGGCTTCGAGGTCAAGAGCTACGAAGACTTCACGCTCATGTCCCCGCCTAAGGACCTGCCCCAGTACTACTTCTACTCCTTCATGGACATGGATCAGGGCCAGGTATCTCCCATGCTGCGCGTGGGCCCCGAGAGCGTTTTCATCTACGTCAAAAAGAAGGAAACCCCGGACGTGACCAGCGACCCTGACGCCCTCAAGGAAGCCACCGACACCATCGGCTACTACTTCGCAGGCGCCACTGCCCAGAGCATCATCCGTGATCTCGTCGCGGTCGGTGACAAGATGGCCACCCCCGAGGAGTTCTAA
- a CDS encoding YihY/virulence factor BrkB family protein — translation MSNDKPQKPSRLAQAFTKAKDWIVSVPHLIGNEIWQAEKVDDKSLRGSGFAVLRVLSITWEGVLRNLIPSQAGALSYYTLIAIGPLLAIVIMVSGFVLKGDDAEDVIVDNLTKLIYFVAPPAEQAARLELDAYEPEADGKEIALKQEDGDSEKVSVDPRVVEFLKGVVRNARSGSLGLVGSLVLIWLSVQLLSTIEKTFNQIWGVRQARSIVQRIVFYWTLISLGTVLGFTSVSLGVYGRIAQQFDHIPLGYLFKDSFLWLAPLWTFISVVALVAIFNRFIPNTHVRWKPAFLGALVVTLLLNASKWLSFVYVGFVIRQGSLLGVVSFLPIFLFGLWLFWVILLLGGQLSFAIQNVNNLTNQRAWENVSLRTRETLSLVALLLVSRRFDECQKAYSADELADKIRVPGNILNECLTQLVDIGYLSPVENETGSREESSRYQPARPLERITLGDFKNRLETRGNNEGVDLIKYSDSVLNAYEEKLLDYSSTESGSKSLKELFAAGGTR, via the coding sequence ATGTCGAACGACAAGCCTCAGAAGCCCTCACGCCTCGCCCAGGCTTTCACTAAGGCGAAAGACTGGATCGTCTCCGTCCCGCACCTGATCGGGAACGAGATCTGGCAGGCCGAGAAAGTCGACGACAAGAGCCTCCGTGGCTCGGGCTTTGCCGTGCTGCGGGTCCTCTCCATCACCTGGGAAGGTGTCTTGCGGAACCTCATCCCCAGTCAGGCAGGCGCACTCAGCTACTATACACTGATCGCAATCGGCCCCCTGTTGGCCATCGTCATCATGGTCTCGGGCTTTGTCCTCAAAGGCGACGACGCCGAAGATGTCATTGTCGATAATCTGACCAAGCTCATTTATTTCGTAGCTCCCCCGGCCGAACAGGCAGCACGTCTGGAGCTCGATGCCTATGAACCCGAGGCCGACGGAAAGGAAATCGCGCTCAAGCAGGAGGACGGAGACTCGGAAAAAGTATCCGTAGACCCCCGCGTGGTGGAGTTCCTCAAGGGCGTGGTGCGCAATGCGCGCTCGGGCTCACTCGGTTTGGTCGGCTCGCTTGTGCTGATCTGGCTCAGCGTCCAACTGCTCTCCACGATCGAGAAAACCTTTAACCAGATATGGGGGGTGAGGCAGGCCCGCAGCATCGTCCAGCGGATCGTCTTTTACTGGACGTTAATCAGCCTCGGCACAGTCCTGGGCTTTACCTCGGTCAGCCTCGGTGTGTACGGGCGCATCGCCCAGCAGTTCGACCACATCCCGCTCGGCTACCTTTTCAAGGACTCGTTTCTGTGGCTCGCGCCCCTGTGGACCTTCATCAGCGTCGTCGCCCTCGTAGCCATCTTTAACCGCTTTATCCCGAATACCCACGTGCGCTGGAAGCCCGCTTTCCTCGGGGCATTGGTCGTCACCCTCCTGCTCAATGCCAGCAAATGGCTGAGCTTTGTCTACGTGGGCTTCGTCATCCGGCAGGGCAGCCTGCTGGGGGTTGTGAGCTTTCTGCCGATTTTCCTGTTCGGGCTATGGTTGTTCTGGGTCATTCTGCTGCTGGGCGGACAGCTCTCCTTTGCCATCCAGAACGTCAATAACCTGACCAATCAGCGCGCGTGGGAAAACGTCAGCCTGCGCACCCGGGAAACGCTTTCGCTCGTCGCACTGCTGCTGGTCTCCCGTCGCTTCGACGAGTGCCAAAAAGCCTACAGCGCCGATGAACTGGCGGACAAAATCCGCGTGCCCGGTAACATCCTCAACGAGTGTCTGACCCAACTGGTAGACATCGGCTACCTCAGCCCGGTTGAAAACGAGACCGGCTCCCGCGAAGAATCCTCCCGCTACCAGCCAGCCCGCCCGCTGGAGCGCATCACTCTGGGCGACTTTAAGAACCGGCTGGAAACCCGCGGTAACAATGAAGGCGTGGACCTGATCAAGTACTCCGACTCCGTGCTCAATGCTTACGAGGAAAAGCTCCTGGACTACTCCTCCACCGAGTCCGGCAGCAAAAGCCTCAAAGAGCTTTTCGCCGCGGGTGGCACCCGCTAG